The proteins below are encoded in one region of Bacteroides uniformis:
- the serB gene encoding phosphoserine phosphatase SerB, with translation MQPLNTELILIRITGEDRPGLTASVTEILAKYDATILDIGQADIHNTLSLGILCKTEEQHSGFIMKELLFKASSLGVTVRFYPITTKEYEDWVNMQGKNRYILTLLGRKLSARQISAVTRILAEQGMNIDAIKRLTGRIPLDECESRTRACIEFSVRGTPKDRIAMQEQLMKLATELEMDFSFQLDNMYRRMRRLICFDMDSTLIETEVIDELAIRAGVGDQVKAITERAMRGEIDFIESFRERVALLKGLDESVMQEIAENLPITEGVDRLMYVLKKYGYKIAILSGGFTYFGQYLQKKYGIDYVYANELEIEDGKLTGRYLGDVVDGKRKAELLRLIAQVEKVDIAQTIAVGDGANDLPMLGIAGLGIAFHAKPKVVANAKQSINTIGLDGVLYFLGFKDSYIDIH, from the coding sequence ATGCAACCATTGAACACTGAACTCATCCTAATACGTATTACGGGTGAAGACCGTCCGGGACTGACAGCTTCCGTGACGGAAATTCTGGCGAAATATGATGCTACCATTCTGGATATTGGCCAGGCAGATATTCACAATACTCTTTCGTTGGGCATTTTGTGCAAGACGGAAGAACAACACTCGGGGTTCATTATGAAGGAACTGCTTTTCAAGGCTTCCTCCCTGGGCGTGACTGTCCGTTTCTACCCCATTACTACCAAAGAGTACGAGGATTGGGTGAATATGCAGGGAAAGAACCGCTATATTCTTACTTTATTGGGGCGTAAGTTGTCTGCCCGTCAAATATCTGCCGTTACCCGTATTCTTGCAGAGCAAGGCATGAATATCGATGCCATCAAGCGCCTTACAGGACGTATCCCGCTGGACGAATGCGAATCGCGTACACGCGCCTGCATCGAATTTTCCGTTCGTGGCACTCCGAAAGACCGTATTGCCATGCAAGAACAGTTGATGAAACTGGCAACCGAACTGGAAATGGATTTCTCTTTCCAGTTGGACAATATGTACCGCCGGATGCGCCGCCTCATTTGCTTCGATATGGACTCTACGCTGATTGAAACAGAAGTGATTGATGAATTGGCCATACGTGCGGGTGTGGGCGACCAGGTAAAGGCCATTACCGAACGCGCCATGCGTGGTGAGATAGATTTCATTGAGAGCTTTCGCGAACGAGTGGCTTTATTGAAAGGATTGGATGAGTCCGTGATGCAGGAGATTGCAGAAAATCTTCCCATTACGGAAGGTGTGGATCGCCTGATGTATGTTTTGAAGAAATACGGTTACAAGATAGCTATTCTTTCGGGAGGGTTTACCTACTTCGGGCAGTACCTCCAGAAGAAGTACGGTATAGACTATGTGTATGCCAACGAGTTGGAAATAGAGGATGGCAAACTGACCGGCCGCTATCTCGGTGATGTAGTCGACGGTAAGCGTAAGGCAGAGTTGCTGCGTTTGATAGCTCAGGTGGAGAAAGTGGATATTGCGCAGACTATTGCTGTGGGCGACGGTGCCAACGACCTGCCCATGCTGGGAATTGCCGGCCTTGGAATCGCTTTCCATGCAAAGCCCAAAGTAGTTGCCAATGCCAAGCAATCCATCAACACCATTGGTTTGGACGGGGTACTTTACTTCTTAGGTTTCAAGGATTCATACATTGATATCCATTAA
- the istA gene encoding IS21 family transposase, with product MTTKIANILQCYALGMGIKQISRSFELSRNTVRRYVRLFQECGIPIKELAAMPSARIQEMFSEGVGRNREPSQRQLELEALLPEYAARLSRRGVTVKTLYEEYRETHPDGYRHASFGNYLMRYRMVTHVVGHVEHYAGDQMYIDFAGDKLEVVDSESGECRSVEVFVAILPCSHYTYCEAVWSQSRQDLIKACENALHFYGGVPMAIVPDNLKSAVTRSDRNEPVINEEFAAFAEHYGCTVYPTRVRHPKDKALVENAVKLLYRSVYADIEGLVFHSLESLNAAISESLSAFNGRRMSGRPQSRREQFEQIESDCLRPLPAIRHQMKERRSATVMRNGYVTFRLHHYSVPKEYIGKRVEIVYDADTLEIYHGLRLVTTHQRDDTPYSYTTKDAHGLPGRHGSYEKDLEQIYERAGQTDNVLLLYLRKVAELKKYPPAAFRSCRGIMALEKTFGLERLVAASACATQLRLYGYQEIRRILERGDDADFLSKDDIDDEVPVTSIHKNIRGAAYFAQLKHLNRDNNGNK from the coding sequence ATGACAACAAAGATAGCAAACATCCTCCAATGTTACGCATTGGGGATGGGGATAAAGCAGATAAGCAGGAGCTTTGAGCTTTCCCGCAACACGGTGCGCAGATATGTGCGCCTGTTTCAAGAGTGTGGTATACCGATAAAGGAGTTGGCCGCCATGCCTTCCGCTCGCATCCAGGAAATGTTCTCTGAAGGTGTTGGCCGTAACAGGGAACCGTCACAACGCCAGCTTGAGCTTGAGGCACTCCTTCCTGAGTATGCTGCCCGGCTTAGCCGCCGAGGCGTAACAGTGAAAACCCTGTACGAAGAGTACCGCGAGACCCATCCTGACGGATACAGACATGCCAGTTTCGGCAACTATCTCATGCGTTACCGTATGGTGACACATGTCGTAGGCCATGTCGAGCATTATGCCGGAGACCAGATGTATATCGACTTCGCCGGTGACAAACTGGAAGTCGTTGACAGTGAAAGCGGTGAATGTCGCAGCGTTGAAGTGTTCGTGGCCATACTTCCGTGCAGCCACTATACCTATTGTGAGGCGGTCTGGTCCCAGTCAAGACAGGACTTGATTAAGGCGTGTGAGAACGCGCTTCATTTTTACGGCGGGGTTCCGATGGCGATCGTACCAGACAACCTCAAATCGGCGGTAACCCGCAGCGACCGTAACGAGCCGGTAATCAACGAGGAGTTTGCGGCATTTGCCGAACACTACGGATGTACCGTATACCCCACACGGGTACGTCATCCAAAGGACAAGGCCTTGGTGGAGAATGCCGTGAAGCTACTTTACCGATCCGTCTACGCTGACATCGAGGGTCTTGTATTCCACTCGCTGGAGTCTCTGAATGCGGCCATATCCGAATCGCTCTCGGCCTTCAACGGACGCAGGATGAGCGGGCGTCCCCAGTCCAGACGGGAACAGTTCGAGCAGATTGAGTCCGACTGCCTCCGCCCGCTTCCCGCCATACGCCATCAGATGAAAGAGCGACGCTCCGCAACAGTAATGCGTAACGGCTATGTCACCTTCAGGCTTCACCATTACAGCGTACCGAAAGAGTATATAGGCAAACGTGTCGAGATTGTCTATGATGCGGACACGCTGGAAATATATCATGGCCTGCGTCTGGTGACCACACACCAGCGCGATGACACGCCATACTCCTATACGACCAAGGATGCCCACGGACTGCCCGGACGTCATGGAAGTTATGAAAAGGATCTGGAACAGATTTACGAACGGGCCGGCCAGACAGATAACGTCCTGCTGCTGTATCTGCGCAAGGTGGCGGAACTCAAGAAGTATCCTCCCGCGGCGTTCCGTTCATGCAGAGGCATCATGGCGTTGGAGAAGACCTTCGGGCTGGAACGGTTGGTGGCGGCAAGCGCATGCGCCACGCAACTGCGCCTATACGGATATCAGGAGATAAGGCGGATCCTTGAACGCGGGGATGATGCAGACTTCCTGTCAAAAGACGACATTGACGATGAGGTCCCCGTAACATCTATCCACAAAAACATCCGCGGAGCAGCCTACTTCGCACAATTAAAACATTTAAATAGAGACAACAATGGAAACAAATAA
- the lon gene encoding endopeptidase La: MKKRNYLSDVEDRSGNAFSVIADFEGNEEQLMDIEVEEVLPILPLRNMVLFPGVFMPVSVGRKSSLKLVREAEKKNSYIAVVCQKVAETETPLFEDLHTIGTVAKIVRVLEMPDQTTTVILQGSKRMELKEITDTTPYLKGRIATLNEELPEKNDKEFHALVEACKDLTVRYIKSSDMFPQDSAFAIKNITNPMFLVDFICTNLPLKKDEKIELLRIDSLRARTYRLLEILNREVQLAEIKESIQMRAREDIDQQQREYFLQQQIKTIQDELGGGGQEQEIEEMRKKAETIKWNDEVKATFLKEVDKLERTHPQSPDYSVQLNYLQTMLSLPWGIYTTDNLSLVNAEKTLNKDHYGLEKVKERILEHLAVLKLKGDMKSPIICLYGPPGVGKTSLGRSIAAALKRKYIRMSLGGVHDEAEIRGHRKTYIGAMPGRIIKNLIKAGSSNPVFILDEIDKVSADRQGDPSSALLEVLDPEQNTTFHDNFLDVDYDLSKVMFIATANNLNTIPGPLLDRMELIEVSGYITEEKIEIARRHLVPKELEANGMKKNDIKIPKNTLEAIIENYTRESGVRELEKKIGKILRKSARQYATDGYFAKTEIKPGDLYEFLGAPEYTRDKYQGNEYAGVVTGLAWTAVGGEILFVETSLSRGKGGRLTLTGNLGDVMKESAMLALEYIKAHASLLNLDEEIFDNWNIHVHVPEGAIPKDGPSAGITMATSLASALTQKKVKANLAMTGEITLRGKVLPVGGIKEKILAAKRAGIKEIILSDENRKNIEEIQDIYLKGLTFHYVKDIKEVFAIALTDEKVADAIDLSVKKEKTEKKEE, encoded by the coding sequence ATGAAGAAAAGAAATTACCTGAGTGATGTCGAAGATAGAAGCGGAAACGCTTTCTCTGTAATTGCTGATTTTGAGGGGAATGAAGAACAATTGATGGACATTGAGGTAGAAGAGGTTTTACCGATATTGCCTCTCCGAAATATGGTATTGTTCCCTGGGGTGTTTATGCCGGTATCTGTAGGAAGAAAATCTTCCCTCAAATTGGTGCGTGAAGCAGAAAAGAAAAATTCTTATATAGCTGTTGTATGCCAAAAGGTGGCTGAAACAGAGACACCTCTGTTTGAGGATTTACATACCATCGGTACAGTTGCCAAGATAGTACGTGTGCTTGAAATGCCAGACCAGACAACTACAGTCATTCTGCAAGGCTCCAAACGTATGGAACTGAAGGAGATTACGGATACGACTCCTTATCTGAAGGGACGGATAGCTACGCTGAATGAAGAACTTCCGGAGAAGAATGACAAGGAATTCCATGCATTGGTAGAGGCGTGTAAAGACTTGACAGTACGCTACATCAAGTCATCCGATATGTTTCCGCAGGATTCGGCATTTGCCATCAAGAACATTACCAATCCAATGTTTTTGGTAGACTTTATCTGTACGAACCTGCCACTCAAGAAAGACGAAAAGATAGAACTGCTCCGTATCGACTCTTTGCGGGCGCGTACCTACCGCCTGCTTGAGATTCTGAATCGTGAAGTGCAGCTTGCCGAAATCAAAGAGTCTATCCAGATGCGTGCACGTGAGGATATAGACCAGCAGCAGCGTGAGTATTTCCTGCAGCAGCAGATTAAAACCATTCAGGATGAGCTGGGTGGCGGCGGTCAAGAGCAGGAAATAGAGGAGATGCGTAAGAAGGCGGAGACCATCAAATGGAATGATGAGGTGAAGGCTACGTTCCTGAAAGAGGTGGATAAGTTGGAACGTACCCATCCCCAGTCTCCCGACTATAGCGTGCAGCTGAACTATCTGCAGACGATGCTTAGTTTACCGTGGGGCATTTATACGACGGATAATCTGAGCCTTGTCAATGCAGAAAAGACACTGAACAAAGACCATTATGGTTTGGAGAAGGTGAAGGAACGCATTCTGGAACATCTTGCTGTATTAAAGCTGAAGGGCGATATGAAGTCCCCCATCATCTGTCTGTATGGCCCTCCAGGTGTGGGAAAAACCTCTTTGGGGCGTTCCATTGCTGCCGCTTTGAAGCGTAAGTATATCCGTATGTCGCTGGGAGGCGTGCATGATGAAGCTGAGATTCGCGGTCATCGTAAAACCTATATCGGTGCCATGCCGGGACGGATTATCAAGAATCTGATAAAGGCAGGCTCCTCCAATCCGGTATTTATTCTGGATGAAATAGACAAGGTGAGTGCTGACCGCCAGGGAGACCCCTCCTCTGCCCTCCTCGAAGTGCTCGACCCGGAACAGAACACTACATTCCATGATAACTTTCTGGATGTGGACTATGATTTGTCTAAAGTGATGTTCATCGCTACTGCCAATAATCTGAATACCATCCCCGGACCGTTGCTGGACCGTATGGAGCTGATTGAGGTAAGCGGCTATATCACGGAAGAAAAGATTGAGATTGCCCGCCGCCATCTGGTTCCGAAGGAATTGGAGGCAAACGGTATGAAAAAGAATGATATCAAGATTCCGAAGAACACACTGGAAGCCATTATAGAGAATTATACCCGTGAGAGCGGCGTGCGCGAACTGGAAAAGAAAATCGGAAAGATACTCCGTAAATCTGCACGCCAATATGCTACGGACGGTTATTTTGCGAAGACCGAAATAAAACCGGGAGACTTGTATGAATTCCTGGGTGCACCCGAATATACCCGGGACAAGTATCAGGGTAATGAGTATGCAGGGGTGGTGACCGGTCTGGCGTGGACTGCCGTAGGTGGTGAAATACTTTTCGTGGAAACCAGCCTGAGCCGTGGCAAGGGTGGACGTTTGACATTGACCGGCAATTTGGGTGATGTAATGAAAGAGTCGGCCATGCTGGCATTGGAATACATCAAGGCGCATGCCTCCCTGCTGAATCTTGACGAAGAGATTTTTGATAACTGGAACATCCATGTCCATGTGCCCGAAGGCGCCATTCCGAAAGACGGTCCGTCTGCCGGTATCACGATGGCTACCTCCCTCGCTTCTGCCCTCACCCAGAAAAAGGTGAAGGCCAATCTTGCCATGACGGGAGAGATAACACTTCGCGGTAAGGTACTTCCGGTAGGAGGCATCAAGGAGAAGATACTGGCTGCCAAGCGTGCCGGTATCAAGGAGATTATCTTGAGCGACGAGAACCGCAAGAATATAGAAGAGATACAGGATATATATCTGAAAGGACTGACTTTCCACTATGTGAAAGATATTAAGGAAGTGTTTGCCATTGCGCTGACTGATGAAAAAGTAGCCGATGCCATCGACTTGTCCGTAAAGAAAGAAAAGACCGAAAAGAAAGAGGAATGA
- a CDS encoding DEAD/DEAH box helicase produces the protein MKFSELHLNGNVLEALDAMRFEECTPIQEQSIPVILEGRDLIAVAQTGTGKTAAYLLPILNKLSEGGHPADAINCIVMAPTRELAQQIDQQMEGFSYFMPVSSVAVYGGNDGVLFEQQKRGLTLGADVVIATPGRLIAHLSLGYVDLSRVSYFILDEADRMLDMGFYDDIMQIVKFLPKERQTIMFSATMPAKIQQLAGNILNNPAEVKLAVSKPAEKIVQAAYVCYENQKLGIIRSLFAEETPERVIIFASSKLKVKEVTKALKQMKLNVGEMHSDLEQAQREEVMYEFKAGRINILVATDIVARGIDIDDIRLVINYDVPHDSEDYVHRIGRTARANNDGVAITFVSEKEQGNFKNIEKFLDRDIYKIPVPEELGEAPEYKPRAFDGGRRGGRGNGRKPGENKNGRNNSKGGKPRAKRPQNGGEKK, from the coding sequence ATGAAGTTTTCAGAACTACATTTGAATGGCAATGTGCTGGAGGCACTGGATGCCATGCGCTTTGAAGAGTGCACCCCCATACAAGAACAATCAATTCCCGTTATACTTGAAGGCCGAGATTTAATAGCGGTGGCACAAACCGGAACGGGAAAAACAGCTGCATATTTGTTGCCTATATTGAACAAGCTTTCAGAAGGTGGACACCCTGCCGATGCTATCAATTGCATTGTCATGGCTCCTACCCGTGAGTTGGCACAACAGATAGACCAGCAGATGGAGGGCTTCTCCTACTTCATGCCGGTTTCCAGTGTGGCAGTGTATGGCGGTAATGACGGAGTTCTGTTCGAACAGCAGAAAAGAGGTTTGACATTGGGTGCAGATGTTGTCATTGCCACTCCGGGACGTCTGATAGCCCACCTCAGTCTTGGCTATGTAGACCTTTCGCGTGTCTCTTATTTTATTTTGGATGAAGCAGACCGGATGCTGGATATGGGATTCTATGATGACATTATGCAGATTGTCAAGTTTCTCCCTAAAGAGCGGCAGACCATTATGTTCTCTGCTACCATGCCTGCCAAGATACAACAGTTGGCTGGCAACATTCTGAACAATCCCGCCGAAGTGAAGTTGGCGGTTTCCAAACCAGCGGAAAAGATTGTGCAGGCAGCCTATGTCTGCTACGAGAATCAGAAGCTGGGCATCATCCGTAGCCTCTTTGCAGAGGAGACGCCGGAACGCGTCATCATCTTTGCTTCTTCCAAACTGAAAGTGAAGGAAGTGACCAAAGCCTTGAAGCAGATGAAACTGAACGTTGGTGAAATGCACTCCGATTTAGAGCAGGCACAGCGCGAAGAAGTGATGTACGAATTCAAGGCAGGACGTATCAATATCCTGGTAGCTACAGATATCGTTGCGAGAGGTATTGATATCGATGACATCCGTCTGGTGATAAACTATGACGTTCCCCACGACAGTGAAGATTATGTGCACCGCATCGGACGTACGGCGCGTGCCAATAATGACGGCGTAGCCATCACTTTCGTTTCCGAAAAGGAGCAGGGGAACTTTAAGAATATCGAAAAATTCCTGGATAGGGACATCTATAAAATACCGGTTCCCGAGGAGCTGGGCGAAGCCCCCGAATACAAGCCGAGAGCATTTGACGGAGGAAGACGGGGCGGCCGTGGAAACGGACGTAAGCCAGGAGAAAACAAGAACGGCCGTAACAATAGTAAAGGTGGAAAGCCCAGAGCCAAACGTCCACAGAATGGCGGCGAGAAGAAATAA
- a CDS encoding thioredoxin-like domain-containing protein has product MKYAKWIFVVLLISSLTSFVEKDKPTGGLNVGDMAPDFKIQTMSAEQSQTELSDLKGKYVLLSFWASYDAQSRMQNASLSNALRSTARNNVKMVSVSFDEYQSIFEETIRKDQIVTPTCFVETKGEYSGLFKKYRLGRGFTNYLLDDNGVIIAKNISAAELSAYLN; this is encoded by the coding sequence ATGAAATATGCAAAATGGATTTTTGTTGTATTACTAATAAGTTCCTTGACTTCTTTTGTAGAAAAAGACAAACCTACCGGAGGTTTGAATGTGGGTGACATGGCCCCGGATTTCAAAATCCAAACCATGTCGGCAGAGCAATCCCAAACCGAACTTTCAGACTTGAAAGGAAAGTATGTATTGCTCAGTTTTTGGGCAAGTTACGACGCGCAGTCCCGGATGCAAAACGCAAGTTTGAGCAATGCGCTTCGCTCTACTGCCCGCAACAATGTGAAGATGGTTTCAGTTTCATTCGATGAGTATCAGTCAATCTTTGAAGAAACCATCCGTAAGGACCAAATAGTTACGCCCACTTGTTTCGTGGAAACTAAAGGCGAATATTCCGGCCTCTTTAAGAAATATCGCTTGGGTCGCGGATTCACTAACTATTTACTGGATGATAATGGTGTAATTATTGCCAAAAACATCTCTGCTGCAGAACTTTCCGCTTACTTGAATTAA
- the istB gene encoding IS21-like element helper ATPase IstB: METNNLTAPIAVEKDRNTLTIELMNRMKLHGMAAAFTESLTSTMAETMTIDSFLHMLLAREWDYRANAAIQRLIRGAAFRYKACLEQIDYAIPRGLDRNQMERLASLEFIRKGQNLFITGSSGTGKSFLATAMGYEACKKGIRTYYANAPKLMGTLKVAKVKGTLESELKRIERSTLLILDDLFLVNLDAKERPILLDIIEDRHGRKSIIITSQLPTDNWYDAIGDPTVADAIMDRIIHTAHRIELTGESVRKMAAYRGK; this comes from the coding sequence ATGGAAACAAATAATCTTACCGCACCGATAGCTGTCGAAAAAGACCGCAACACGTTGACAATCGAACTGATGAACCGTATGAAGCTGCACGGCATGGCCGCCGCCTTCACTGAAAGCCTAACCTCCACTATGGCAGAAACAATGACAATCGACTCTTTCCTGCACATGTTACTTGCCAGGGAATGGGACTACCGTGCCAATGCAGCCATCCAACGCCTTATACGCGGGGCGGCGTTCCGCTACAAGGCCTGCCTCGAGCAGATAGACTATGCAATCCCGCGTGGCCTTGACCGCAATCAGATGGAGCGGCTTGCATCGCTGGAGTTCATCCGCAAGGGACAGAACCTCTTCATCACAGGGTCATCCGGTACCGGGAAGAGCTTCCTTGCCACAGCAATGGGGTATGAAGCCTGCAAGAAGGGCATACGGACATATTATGCGAATGCTCCGAAACTTATGGGTACGCTTAAGGTGGCAAAAGTAAAAGGCACACTGGAATCGGAACTCAAGAGAATCGAACGGAGCACGCTGCTCATATTGGATGACCTCTTCCTTGTGAACCTTGATGCCAAGGAACGACCCATCCTGCTCGATATAATAGAGGACCGACATGGGCGCAAGTCCATCATCATCACCTCGCAACTGCCAACGGACAATTGGTATGATGCAATCGGAGACCCTACAGTAGCAGATGCCATTATGGATCGTATTATACATACGGCGCACCGGATTGAGCTGACAGGAGAAAGTGTCCGTAAAATGGCTGCATACAGAGGGAAATAA
- a CDS encoding tRNA1(Val) (adenine(37)-N6)-methyltransferase yields MPKSSFKFKQFTIFHDKCAMKVGTDGVLLGAWAPADKAKRILDVGTGTGLIALQLAQRNPHARITAIEIDAAAAGQATENVSHSPWADRVEVICHDFRDYQPENRFDLIVSNPPYFIDALKCPDEQRCTARHAGNLNYDLLFHRSASLLEEQGVVSIIIPAEAEKTVVDTAWNHKLFPLHRVQVFTKPGKPCRRVLLNFGFEAKECREEKLCIEVNHNEFTPEYVALTKDFYLKM; encoded by the coding sequence ATGCCAAAATCATCTTTTAAGTTTAAACAATTTACCATATTTCATGATAAATGCGCCATGAAGGTCGGCACAGATGGTGTACTACTTGGGGCATGGGCCCCGGCAGACAAAGCAAAGCGTATACTGGACGTTGGAACCGGTACCGGATTAATAGCCTTACAGTTAGCGCAAAGGAATCCGCATGCCCGGATTACTGCAATCGAGATAGATGCGGCTGCAGCCGGACAAGCCACAGAAAATGTATCTCACTCTCCATGGGCCGATAGAGTAGAGGTCATATGTCATGATTTCCGAGATTATCAGCCGGAAAACAGATTTGACCTCATCGTTTCCAATCCTCCCTATTTTATAGATGCGTTGAAATGTCCTGACGAACAAAGGTGCACAGCACGGCATGCGGGCAATTTGAATTACGATTTACTGTTTCATCGTTCGGCATCTTTGCTTGAAGAGCAAGGAGTCGTAAGCATCATTATTCCAGCGGAAGCTGAAAAAACGGTTGTGGATACAGCTTGGAACCATAAGTTGTTTCCATTGCATCGTGTGCAAGTCTTCACCAAGCCCGGAAAACCGTGCAGACGGGTATTGCTGAACTTTGGTTTTGAAGCAAAAGAGTGTAGAGAAGAGAAACTCTGTATTGAGGTGAATCACAATGAGTTTACCCCTGAATATGTAGCTTTAACGAAGGATTTCTATCTGAAAATGTAA
- a CDS encoding LptF/LptG family permease → MRKMNWRIWKNIKLPRGKFLKRLDWYIIKKFLGTYVFAIALIISIAVVFDFNEKMDRFMSHEAPWNAIVFDYYLNFIPYFANLFSPLFVFIAVIFFTSKLAENSEIIAMFSTGMSFKRMLRPYMVSAAIIAVVTFCLGSYVIPKGSVTRINFEDKYYKPRKANTARNIQLEVDSGVIAYIERFEDYSKTGYRFSLDKFNDKQLVSHLTARSITYDTTAVHKWKIKDYMIRQMDGMKESITKGDRIDTTLFMEPADFLIMKNQQEMLTSPQLSEYINRQRQRGFANIKEFEIEYHKRIAMSFASFILTLIGVSLSSKKTKGGMGLHLGIGLALSFSYILFQTIASTFAVNGNMPPVIAVWIPNIMYAFIAFYLYRKAPK, encoded by the coding sequence ATGAGAAAAATGAACTGGAGGATATGGAAGAATATAAAGCTGCCGAGAGGTAAATTCCTGAAGCGGCTGGACTGGTACATTATTAAGAAGTTCCTGGGTACATATGTCTTTGCCATCGCATTGATTATCTCCATTGCGGTGGTGTTCGACTTCAACGAGAAGATGGACCGCTTCATGTCTCATGAAGCGCCGTGGAATGCTATTGTCTTTGATTATTATCTGAACTTCATCCCCTACTTTGCCAATCTGTTCAGTCCGCTGTTCGTGTTTATCGCAGTAATCTTCTTTACTTCCAAACTGGCGGAGAACTCGGAAATTATTGCCATGTTCTCTACGGGAATGAGCTTCAAGCGTATGTTGCGTCCTTATATGGTATCTGCGGCAATCATTGCGGTAGTGACGTTCTGCCTCGGGTCTTATGTCATTCCCAAAGGCAGTGTGACACGTATCAATTTTGAGGACAAGTACTACAAACCCCGTAAGGCGAATACGGCACGGAACATCCAGCTGGAAGTGGATTCGGGGGTAATTGCCTATATCGAACGTTTTGAAGACTACAGCAAGACCGGTTATCGCTTTTCTTTGGACAAGTTCAATGACAAGCAACTGGTCTCCCACCTTACAGCCCGTTCCATTACCTACGACACGACGGCCGTGCATAAGTGGAAAATCAAGGATTATATGATTCGCCAGATGGATGGCATGAAGGAGAGTATCACGAAGGGTGACCGCATAGACACTACCCTTTTTATGGAGCCTGCCGACTTCCTGATTATGAAGAACCAGCAGGAGATGTTGACCAGCCCTCAGCTAAGCGAGTACATCAACAGGCAGCGGCAACGCGGCTTTGCCAACATTAAGGAATTTGAGATAGAGTACCACAAACGCATTGCCATGTCGTTTGCCTCCTTTATCCTGACGCTGATTGGAGTGTCTTTGTCTTCCAAGAAAACGAAAGGTGGAATGGGATTGCATTTAGGTATAGGCTTGGCATTGAGTTTCTCTTATATTCTGTTTCAGACCATTGCTTCCACATTTGCCGTGAACGGCAACATGCCTCCGGTCATCGCTGTGTGGATACCGAATATAATGTATGCCTTCATTGCATTCTATCTATATAGGAAAGCGCCGAAATAA
- the tgt gene encoding tRNA guanosine(34) transglycosylase Tgt, producing the protein MTFELQYTDSKTNARAGLITTDHGQIETPIFMPVGTVGTVKGVHLPELKEDIKAQIILGNTYHLYLRPGLEVIEKAGGLHKFNGFDRPMLTDSGGFQVFSLSGIRKLREEGAEFRSHIDGSKHIFTPEKVMDIERTIGADIMMAFDECPPGDSDYEYAKKSLGLTHRWLDRCIKRFNETEPKYGYQQSLFPIVQGCVYRDLREQSAEFVASKGADGNAIGGLAVGEPVDKMYEMIELVNGILPKDKPRYLMGVGTPVNILEGIERGVDMFDCVMPTRNGRNGMLFTKDGIMNMRNKKWEMDFSPIEADGASYVDTMYSKAYLRHLFHAQELLAMQIASIHNLAFYLWLAGEARKHIIAGDFATWKPMMVKRVSTRL; encoded by the coding sequence ATGACATTCGAGTTACAATATACAGACAGCAAGACCAATGCACGTGCCGGACTGATTACTACTGACCACGGGCAGATTGAGACACCTATCTTTATGCCGGTAGGTACAGTGGGAACAGTGAAAGGCGTGCATCTGCCTGAGCTGAAAGAGGATATAAAGGCGCAGATTATATTGGGTAATACCTATCATCTTTATCTGCGTCCGGGACTGGAAGTGATAGAGAAAGCCGGTGGACTGCATAAGTTCAACGGCTTTGACCGTCCTATGCTGACAGACAGCGGCGGTTTCCAGGTATTCTCGTTGTCCGGTATCCGCAAGTTGCGCGAAGAAGGTGCGGAATTCCGTTCACACATCGACGGTAGCAAGCATATCTTTACACCGGAGAAGGTGATGGATATAGAACGGACTATCGGTGCAGACATCATGATGGCCTTTGATGAATGTCCTCCGGGGGATTCGGACTACGAATATGCCAAAAAATCACTGGGATTGACACATCGCTGGCTGGACCGTTGTATCAAGCGTTTCAACGAAACAGAACCGAAATACGGTTATCAGCAATCCTTATTTCCCATTGTGCAGGGGTGCGTCTATCGCGACCTCCGCGAGCAGTCAGCAGAGTTTGTTGCCTCTAAAGGTGCTGACGGTAATGCCATTGGTGGTCTGGCTGTGGGCGAGCCTGTAGACAAGATGTACGAGATGATTGAGCTGGTGAACGGTATTCTTCCCAAAGACAAGCCTCGCTATCTGATGGGAGTCGGGACCCCGGTAAACATTCTAGAGGGCATTGAACGCGGTGTCGATATGTTCGACTGTGTGATGCCTACCCGAAACGGACGCAACGGGATGTTGTTTACCAAAGACGGCATCATGAACATGCGCAACAAGAAATGGGAGATGGATTTCTCTCCCATTGAAGCGGATGGCGCCTCCTACGTGGATACCATGTACAGCAAGGCGTATTTGCGCCATCTGTTCCATGCACAAGAGCTGCTTGCCATGCAGATAGCATCTATCCACAACTTGGCTTTCTATCTGTGGCTGGCAGGCGAGGCACGTAAGCATATCATTGCAGGCGACTTTGCTACCTGGAAACCGATGATGGTGAAACGCGTATCGACAAGATTATGA